The sequence below is a genomic window from Brevibacillus agri.
GGAAGGCAAACTCCTTGACGTACACGTCCATCCCCTTGTTTTTCAAGCTGGCGGCAAAGCCCAGCACGGCATCTCGCGTAGGCGCGGCAGCGGCAAACATATACTGCTTGCTGCCATCCTTGTACAAAAGGTGCGGGATTCCCGCTTTCGCCAGCGGCTCTACCGCAGACTGTGGAGACGCGTCCGGCTGAAACACGCCTGCCTGGGCGACGAACATGCTGATCTGCGGCACTTGCAGCGAGACATTTTGCTGCTCGCCAGAAGCGGTATTGCCGGCTGCAGTTCCTGCTCCTGCCTCGGACGAACCGGGGCCAGCCAGCGCCTCCTGGCCTCCTGCCTGCCCGCCTTTTGCCTCTTGTGCCGTCAACGTCTGCACGGTCTCGCTTAAAACTGATCCATACGATTGCGAAAATTCCTCCTGCGTGAAAACCGACAGCACCAAAAAGCCGAACAACAACCCGATCGCTACTGCTCCCCCTGTCGTCAGCACGGTCCGCCAGATGGGAGTTTTCGGCCAAAAAGCGAGGAAGCGCTTTGCGGGATTTTTGCCGGAGCTGCTGTAAGCTCCCAGAAGTTCCTCCTGCTCTTGCGTCTCTTCCAGCTCGGGCGAATCATCGAGGATCGGCCCCGGCTCTCTGCTCGTCTCCCGCTGCGCGGCCCCTCTCAGTTGCATCATGCGTTCCCAGGCGTCGTTTTCCTTTTTCGGTGGAAGCGTGCCGTGAAAAGGGATAGGTGGCCCCTGAATTTTTACCCGTGGCGTGTCGTCTTTGGGGGTACGCTTCACACTCGCTTCTTGCTTGATGGTCTCGCGCTTTTCGTCCCAAAATCTGCCGTTCATCTTGACTGTTACATGATTTTTCTTTTCTCCGTTCACGCTCATGCCCTCCCAGCTTGCAGGCTCTTTGTACTAGCTTACGTCTGGGCGGGACGGGTTATGACTGCGATCTAGCAAATCTAGCAAATTCTCTAGCACAGCGGCGAAGCTTTTTCGCCAAAGCTTACGGCTGCCAGGTCAAAAGCAGCCCGGCGTGAACGAGTCCCCCGCCGAAGCCGTAGAGTAAAATTTTGTCCCCCGCCTTTACCTTGCCTTGCTCGATGCCCAGCCCGAGCGCAAGCGGGATCGTAGCGGCCGATGTGTTGCCGTAGTAGGCCAAGCTGTACAACGTCTTCTCAAGTGGAAAGCCGCTGCGCTCGCAAATCGACTCGATCATGCGCAAATTGGCGCTGTGCGGGATGAACCAATCCACCTCATCGAGCGCAATGCCTGCGCGGCTTGCGACCTCCTGCATGCCTGTCGGCACCGTCGTAACCGCCCACTTGTACACTTCTCTGCCGTTTTGCACGATGCAGCCATTCCCCGCAAGCTCTCTGCCATCCATGCTCGTCGACAGCCCCGAGCGGTAGACGTGAATGCCGCCGTCTCCCTTCGAGCCTAAATAGGCAGCGTGAAAACCGGGAGCGTCCGGGTCGGCTTCCACCAGCACTGCACCCGCTCCATCGCCAAACAGGATGCAGGTCGTGCGGTCGGTGTAGTCGGTCACCTTGGAAAGCGTTTCGGCTGCCACCACCAGCACTTTGCGGTGCAGCCCGGAGGCGATCATCGCGTTCGCGGTGTGCAGCGCGTACGTAAACCCGGCACATGTGGCGGAAAGATCCATGGCGCCCGCCTGCGCGATGCCGAAATGAGCCTGGATTTGGCTGGCGACGCTCGGAAACGGAAAATCCGGCGTGCTCGTGGCCACGAGGATCAAGTCGACGTCTGTGAGGTTTTTGCCATAGGCAGCGGCCATGTTCTCTACGGCCGCAATCGCCAAATCGCTTGTAAACTCATCTTTTGCTGCAATGCGCCGTTCATGGATGCCCGTTCGCTGCAAAATCCATTCGTCGGACGTCTCCACCATCTTTTCCAGATCGGCATTGCGAAGCACACCGCTTGGCACGTAGGTGCCGATCGCCGTTATTCGGGAAGGAATAGCATTTGCGTTCATCATATCGAATCATCACCTCTGCTTGTTTGTGACTACATTATAACACTAGATATTAATACCTGGTACTAATTTATACTTTTGCGCATTAGAAAACTAAGGCTGCGCCAAGCCTTTGGCGCAGCCTTAGTTGCACTTATACTGGATAAGAATCTTATAAATTCTTTTCTGTATGAAAAAAGACTTGGCTCCGCTTCCGAACCAAGTCTTTCTTCTTTGCAGCACTCGTGCTGCTGTTATTTTTCCAGCTTTTCTGCCAGCCAGTAGGCGGACTTCCAAATGTCTCCCGCGCCCATGGTCAGCACCAGGTCGCCAGCTTGCAATTCCTTGACCAACTGCTCCTGCATCTGCTCCTTCGTCGGGATGTACTGCGCCCGCGGGTGGCTGTTGGTGCGGATTTTTTGAACCAGCACCTCAGAGCTTACCCCTTCGATTTTGGCTTCGCCAGCCGGGGAGTAAATATCCGTAACGATGACTTCGTCAGCCTGTGAAAAAGCACGGCTGAACTCATCCATCAGGAAATACGTCCGCGTGTAGCGCTGCGGCTGGAAGACAGCGATGACCCGTCGGCCGGACGCCTTGGCTCCGTTCAACGTCGCAATGATCTCTGTCGGATGGTGGGCGTAATCGTCCACCACGAGAATGTCGCGCGCCTCTCCGATGATCTGGAATCTGCGCTTCGCTCCCCGAAACGAAGTCAGTGCCTCGGCAATCTGTTCAAACGACAGCCCTGCATCCAGGCAGACGATGATCGCCGCCAGCGCATTGGCAATATTGTGCTTGCCCGGAACCGTCAGCGCGAGCGTCCCGAGCAGTTTTTCTCCATGATACACCTGGCATGTGCTGCGCCGATCTCCGCACTCGATCGACACGGCGCGAAACTCGGCCTGCGACACAAAAGCCGGATCGATCGCATACGTTACTACCGTGCCTGCGACAGACGGCATCACTTCGCGAACGTGCGAGTCATCTATGCACAAAATCGCTTTGCCGCCCGGCTTCAGATGACTCAAAAACTGGACGTACGCCTGTTTCAAATTGTTGAAATCGCCGTCGAAATGCTCCAGATGGTCCGGCTCGATGCTGGTCACGATTTCGTACATCGGTCTGTATTCCAAAAAGGAACCGTCGCTCTCGTCCGCTTCGGCAATGACAAAATCACTCGTCCCTGCCTTGGCGTTTGTCCCTGCATTCATCAGCTCTCCGCCAATGATGAAGGTCGGGTCTACCCCGCACTCCTCCAGTACGTGCGAAATCATGGAGGTCGTGGTCGTTTTGCCGTGTGCTCCGGCAACGGCTACACCTGTTCGTTCGTTCAAGATGCGGGCGAGCATTTGGGAACGGTGCATGACCGGGATTCCCTTCGCTTCTGCTGCGACTACCTCCGGATTGTCCTTGGGGATGCTGGTAGAGTAAACAATGATGTCTGCTCCCTCCACGTGGGCAGCATTATGGCCGATATGAACGACCGCCCCTCTCGCTTCCAGCTTCTTCGCCAATTCGTTCATGGCGACGTCGGAGCCGGTTACCTTGTATCCAAGGTCGATCAAGACGCGGGCAATGGCACTCATGCCATATCCGCCGATGCCCACAAAGTGGACGTGCCTAGCCTGATCCACCCTATTCACCTGCCTCTTCTACTGTAGTGGGAAAGAATGCGCGCACTTGGGCGATGAAGTAGAGCGAACCGCAGACGACCAACCAGTCATCCGCTTTCGCCGATTGCTTCTCCCGCATCCAAGAAAGGAGAAACGCTCGCCAGTCCGGGACGGCTTCGAGGTTTTCCTCCGCCCATCCGCCTTGCAAAAACGCATCGCGCAGCGTACTTGCCGCTGCTGCACGCGGAAAGTCAAATTCCGTCACGTTCAGCGACTTGATTTTCGCCTTTACGGGCGCCAGCGCTTTTGCCATCTCGGAAAGCGGCTTATCAGCCAAGCCGGAAAACAGCAGGTGCAGCCCTGCATCGTTCGGCAAAAGCCGCTCCAGGCTATTGGCGAGTGCTTCCATTCCCTCCTGGTTGTGTGCCCCGTCCAAGATCACAAGCGGTCTTGGCGAGACGACTTCTAGACGACCAGGCCAGCGTGTTTGTTGCAAACCACGAGATATTTCTTCTTCCTCCAGCAGGAAAGAGAAATAGTTGCGCAAGACATCAATGGTCATCAACGCGACCGCTGCATTTGCCGTTTGATGAATGCCGTTCATGGTCAAGCGATAGGTAGCTTCATGGCGCCGATGGATGCTGCTGTAGCGAATCCGCTGCTGCCCCAGCTCTTCTTCTACCTGTTCGGCAAAGAAATGCTCCTGCAAGCTGTACACGGTGCTTTTCGTCTCAGCAGCCCGCTCCTTGAGCACGGCGAGTATTTCCGGTCGGGTCTCGCCCGTGACGACAGGTACGCCCGGCTTGATGATGCCAGCTTTTTCGCGGGCAATCTCCTCCAAGGTATCGCCCAACACCTGTGTATGGTCCATGCCAATATTTGTGATAACGGAGACAAGCGGCAGCACGACATTCGTCGAGTCCAGCCGTCCTCCCAGCCCCGTCTCCCAGACGACGACAGCCGGTCTCGCCACTCTCGAAAAATAAAGAATGGCGATCAGCGTGATGACTTCAAACTCTGTAGGCGAGCCAAATTCCGTCTCGCGCTCGCAGCGCTCGATCAAGACCTTGACTTCATTCACCAGCCGGAGCAGATCGGCTTCCTCGATCATGCTCCCGTTGTAGCGAATGCGCTCGCGAAAATCTACCAGATAAGGCGAGGTGAACGTGCCGACACTGTAGCCGGCCTCCATCAGCATTTGCGTCAGGAACGCGCACGTCGAGCCTTTTCCATTGGTGCCTGCCACATGGATGAACGGGATTCTCCGTTCCGGATGGTCCAGTTGCTCAAGTACCCACTGCATTCTCTCAAGCCCCGGCCGCTGACCGAAGCGAAGCAGTCCATGCAGCCAGTCGAGCGCTTCTTTGTATTCAACAAATTGTGCTTCAGCATGCATACCAAAATGCTCCATTCTCAAAAATATGCGTTGGTACGGCGGATCATTCGCCCTTCAGTTCGGCAAGGCGAGCGATGACCTTATCCCGTTTTTCCATGTAGTCAGCCATTTTCGCTTTTTCTTCTTCCACGACTTTTTCTGGTGCCTTGGCCATAAAGCCGGCGTTGTTCAGCTTTTTCTCGATCCGCTCCACTTCGCCGTGCAAAGTAGCCAGTTCTTTTTCCAGTCGCTTCAGCTCTTGCTCGATGTCGATCAGGCCAGCCAGCGGCAAGAACAGCTCCGCTCCTGTCACAACCGCAGACATCGCCTTTTCCGGGATCGCCAGCTCCGCGCTGATCGTGAGCGTCTCCGGATTGCAGAAACGGGCGATGTACTCTTCGCCGCGCGCCAGACGAGCCGCAGAGGTCGCATCGCTTGGCTTAATCAACAGCTCGATTTTTTTGGACATCGGCACGTTTACTTCCGCACGAATGTTGCGCACGCTGCGGATAATTTCCATCAGCATGGTCATCTCGCTCTCCGCCTCGGTGAAAATCCATTGTTCGTTCACCGTCGGCCAAGGTGCTACGGTAATGCTCTCGCCTTGGTGCGGCAGCGCCTGCCAAATTTCCTCGGTGATGAACGGCATAAACGGATGGAGCAGCTTGAGCGTTTGGTCGAGCACCGTCACGAGCACGGATTGCGTCGTCTTTTTCGCTGCTTCGTCACTGCCGTACAGCGGCAGCTTCGCCATCTCGATGTACCAGTCGCACAGGTCATCCCAAATGAAGTTGTACAGCACGCGGCCCGCTTCGCCAAACTCAAATGCGTCGGACAGGCGCGTCACGTCAGCGATGGTCGCTTGCAGACGGGAGAGAATCCACTTGTCTGGCGTCGACAGCTCGCCGCTAAGATCAATGTCGTCGTACGTAAATCCGCTCAGGTTCATCAGGGCAAAGCGGGAGGCGTTCCAAATCTTGTTGGCGAAGTTGCGGTTCGCCTCGACTTTTTCCCAGTAAAAACGCTGGTCGTTCCCTGGCGAGTTGCCTGTCGCCAGCGTGAAGCGCAGGGCATCCGCGCCGTATTTTTCGATCACTTCCATCGGATCGACGCCGTTTCCGAGCGACTTGGACATTTTGCGGCCTTCGGAGTCGCGGATAATGCCGTGAATCAGCACGGATTCAAACGGGCTTTTTCCGGTGAACTCAAGACCGGAGAACATCATGCGCGCTACCCAGAAGAAAATGATGTCGTAGCCGGTTACGAGGACGTTTGTCGGATAGAAATACTTCATGTCCTCGGACTCTTC
It includes:
- a CDS encoding ketoacyl-ACP synthase III encodes the protein MMNANAIPSRITAIGTYVPSGVLRNADLEKMVETSDEWILQRTGIHERRIAAKDEFTSDLAIAAVENMAAAYGKNLTDVDLILVATSTPDFPFPSVASQIQAHFGIAQAGAMDLSATCAGFTYALHTANAMIASGLHRKVLVVAAETLSKVTDYTDRTTCILFGDGAGAVLVEADPDAPGFHAAYLGSKGDGGIHVYRSGLSTSMDGRELAGNGCIVQNGREVYKWAVTTVPTGMQEVASRAGIALDEVDWFIPHSANLRMIESICERSGFPLEKTLYSLAYYGNTSAATIPLALGLGIEQGKVKAGDKILLYGFGGGLVHAGLLLTWQP
- the murC gene encoding UDP-N-acetylmuramate--L-alanine ligase, whose amino-acid sequence is MDQARHVHFVGIGGYGMSAIARVLIDLGYKVTGSDVAMNELAKKLEARGAVVHIGHNAAHVEGADIIVYSTSIPKDNPEVVAAEAKGIPVMHRSQMLARILNERTGVAVAGAHGKTTTTSMISHVLEECGVDPTFIIGGELMNAGTNAKAGTSDFVIAEADESDGSFLEYRPMYEIVTSIEPDHLEHFDGDFNNLKQAYVQFLSHLKPGGKAILCIDDSHVREVMPSVAGTVVTYAIDPAFVSQAEFRAVSIECGDRRSTCQVYHGEKLLGTLALTVPGKHNIANALAAIIVCLDAGLSFEQIAEALTSFRGAKRRFQIIGEARDILVVDDYAHHPTEIIATLNGAKASGRRVIAVFQPQRYTRTYFLMDEFSRAFSQADEVIVTDIYSPAGEAKIEGVSSEVLVQKIRTNSHPRAQYIPTKEQMQEQLVKELQAGDLVLTMGAGDIWKSAYWLAEKLEK
- a CDS encoding bifunctional folylpolyglutamate synthase/dihydrofolate synthase, which translates into the protein MHAEAQFVEYKEALDWLHGLLRFGQRPGLERMQWVLEQLDHPERRIPFIHVAGTNGKGSTCAFLTQMLMEAGYSVGTFTSPYLVDFRERIRYNGSMIEEADLLRLVNEVKVLIERCERETEFGSPTEFEVITLIAILYFSRVARPAVVVWETGLGGRLDSTNVVLPLVSVITNIGMDHTQVLGDTLEEIAREKAGIIKPGVPVVTGETRPEILAVLKERAAETKSTVYSLQEHFFAEQVEEELGQQRIRYSSIHRRHEATYRLTMNGIHQTANAAVALMTIDVLRNYFSFLLEEEEISRGLQQTRWPGRLEVVSPRPLVILDGAHNQEGMEALANSLERLLPNDAGLHLLFSGLADKPLSEMAKALAPVKAKIKSLNVTEFDFPRAAAASTLRDAFLQGGWAEENLEAVPDWRAFLLSWMREKQSAKADDWLVVCGSLYFIAQVRAFFPTTVEEAGE